From the Oleiharenicola lentus genome, one window contains:
- the ndk gene encoding nucleoside-diphosphate kinase, which translates to MQRTFVIFKPDCMEQRHVGNVLNRFEQAGFTIVGCKMGKLSPEKLREHYAHVASKPFYPEIEAFMSSRPVIMMALQGENIVQKVRDLLGPTDSRKAAKGTIRGDFGTEMMKNVVHASDSDENAKLELARFFKAEELFNV; encoded by the coding sequence ATGCAGAGAACATTCGTCATCTTTAAGCCCGACTGCATGGAACAACGCCATGTGGGCAACGTGCTTAACCGTTTTGAGCAGGCCGGCTTCACCATCGTCGGTTGCAAGATGGGCAAGTTGAGCCCCGAGAAGCTCCGCGAGCACTACGCGCATGTGGCCAGCAAGCCGTTCTATCCCGAGATCGAGGCCTTCATGAGCTCCCGTCCCGTCATCATGATGGCGTTGCAGGGCGAGAACATCGTCCAGAAGGTCCGCGACTTGCTCGGGCCCACGGACTCCCGCAAGGCGGCCAAGGGCACGATCCGCGGCGACTTCGGCACCGAGATGATGAAGAACGTCGTCCACGCCTCCGACAGCGACGAGAACGCCAAGCTCGAGCTCGCCCGCTTCTTCAAGGCCGAGGAACTGTTCAACGTCTGA
- a CDS encoding cryptochrome/photolyase family protein: MASVSSRPTIVWFRQDLRLQDNPALAAAVARSGAVVPVFILDDAAEGRWPLGGAARWWLHHSLAALDESLRERGSRLVLARGESGTVLRELIKTTGADAVYWSRRYEPAVIARDKDLKTGLGVEAKSFNAALLFEPHTVQTKAGGPFQVFTPFWKHCLSLKVEEPVRLSLRTLPAPETWPRSLVLPELALLPKIAWDAGFTKVWEPGEAGAQKRLKQFIASAMEDYGEQRNRPDVDGTSALSPYLHFGDLGPRQVWAAVKASAKGSGIFPPSRGAQVFLSEVGWREFAHHLLFHFPHTPEAPLRTEFGAFPWRTDSKQLRAWQKGQTGYPIVDAGMRQLWMTGWMHNRVRMIVASFLVKHLRISWQAGADWFWDTLVDADLASNTLGWQWTAGCGADAAPYFRIFNPMLQGAKFDPDGAYVRRWVPELAKLPAEFIHCPWEAPLHALAAAGVVLGRDYPQPIVDHGAARAAALDALKSLKQTSP, encoded by the coding sequence ATGGCATCGGTTTCATCTCGCCCCACCATCGTCTGGTTCCGGCAGGACCTGCGCCTGCAGGACAACCCGGCGCTTGCGGCGGCGGTGGCGCGAAGCGGGGCGGTGGTGCCGGTGTTTATCCTCGATGACGCCGCGGAGGGGCGCTGGCCGCTGGGCGGGGCGGCCCGCTGGTGGCTGCATCACTCGCTTGCGGCGCTCGACGAATCGCTGCGCGAGCGCGGCTCGCGGCTCGTGCTCGCACGCGGGGAGAGCGGGACGGTGCTGCGCGAGTTGATCAAGACGACCGGCGCCGACGCGGTTTACTGGAGCCGCCGCTACGAGCCCGCCGTCATCGCGCGCGACAAGGACCTCAAGACCGGGCTCGGCGTGGAGGCGAAGAGCTTCAACGCCGCGCTGCTGTTCGAGCCTCACACCGTGCAGACCAAGGCCGGCGGGCCTTTTCAGGTGTTCACGCCGTTCTGGAAACACTGCCTCTCGCTCAAGGTCGAGGAACCGGTGCGCCTGTCGCTGCGCACGCTGCCTGCACCGGAGACGTGGCCGCGCTCGCTCGTTTTGCCGGAACTGGCGCTGTTGCCCAAGATCGCCTGGGACGCGGGTTTTACCAAGGTCTGGGAGCCCGGCGAGGCTGGCGCGCAGAAGCGGCTTAAGCAGTTTATCGCGTCGGCGATGGAAGACTACGGCGAGCAGCGCAACCGGCCCGACGTGGACGGCACTTCGGCGCTGTCGCCGTATCTGCATTTCGGCGACCTGGGGCCGCGTCAGGTGTGGGCGGCGGTGAAGGCTTCCGCAAAAGGCAGCGGGATTTTTCCGCCGAGCCGCGGCGCGCAGGTGTTTCTCAGCGAAGTGGGCTGGCGCGAATTCGCGCATCACCTGCTGTTCCACTTCCCGCACACGCCCGAGGCTCCCTTGCGCACGGAGTTCGGCGCCTTCCCCTGGCGGACCGATTCGAAGCAGCTGCGGGCCTGGCAAAAGGGGCAGACCGGCTATCCGATCGTGGACGCCGGCATGCGGCAGCTCTGGATGACCGGCTGGATGCACAATCGCGTGCGCATGATCGTGGCGTCGTTCCTCGTGAAGCACCTGCGGATTTCATGGCAGGCCGGCGCGGACTGGTTCTGGGACACGCTCGTGGACGCCGACCTCGCGAGCAACACGCTCGGCTGGCAGTGGACGGCGGGCTGCGGCGCCGATGCCGCGCCGTATTTCCGGATCTTCAACCCGATGTTGCAGGGTGCAAAGTTCGATCCGGACGGCGCCTACGTGCGGCGCTGGGTGCCGGAACTGGCAAAACTGCCGGCGGAGTTCATCCATTGCCCGTGGGAAGCGCCCTTGCACGCGCTAGCCGCAGCCGGGGTGGTGTTGGGGCGCGATTACCCTCAGCCAATTGTCGATCACGGAGCAGCCAGAGCGGCGGCGCTGGATGCCCTCAAGTCGCTCAAGCAGACCAGTCCGTAA
- a CDS encoding peptidylprolyl isomerase, with protein sequence MSTIPPQAEVAVLTTSYGDMTITFWPDVAPKTVENFKKLAREGFYDGTAFHRIIKDFMIQGGCPNTKVGESGMPGTGSPGYKIKAEFNAKSHVRGVISMARSAHPDSAGSQFFICHGDAKFLDRQYTAFGQLSAGDDVLERIANVPTKNGGGGEKSTPIERVELKSVKIVPQT encoded by the coding sequence ATGAGCACCATCCCTCCTCAAGCCGAAGTCGCCGTGCTGACCACCAGCTACGGTGACATGACGATCACGTTCTGGCCCGATGTGGCCCCGAAGACCGTGGAAAATTTCAAGAAACTCGCCCGCGAAGGCTTTTACGATGGCACGGCGTTTCACCGCATCATCAAGGATTTCATGATCCAGGGCGGCTGCCCCAACACCAAGGTCGGCGAGTCCGGCATGCCCGGCACTGGCAGCCCTGGCTACAAGATCAAGGCCGAGTTCAACGCCAAGTCGCACGTGCGCGGCGTCATCTCGATGGCCCGCTCGGCCCACCCCGACTCCGCCGGTTCGCAGTTCTTCATCTGCCACGGCGACGCGAAGTTCCTCGACCGCCAATATACGGCCTTCGGCCAGCTGAGCGCCGGCGACGACGTCCTCGAGCGCATCGCGAACGTCCCGACCAAGAACGGCGGCGGCGGCGAAAAGAGCACACCCATCGAGCGCGTCGAGCTGAAGAGCGTGAAGATCGTGCCGCAGACTTAA
- a CDS encoding RNA-binding S4 domain-containing protein, whose translation MTQAKSSAPRAVSVREIPIELCQLLKFGGVTESGGEAKQLIGAGEVLLNGVVETQKRKKLVVGDRVTARGQTLVVQLG comes from the coding sequence ATGACCCAAGCCAAGTCTTCCGCTCCTCGTGCCGTCAGCGTGCGCGAGATTCCCATCGAACTCTGCCAGCTGCTCAAGTTCGGCGGCGTGACCGAGAGCGGTGGCGAGGCCAAGCAGCTGATCGGCGCGGGCGAGGTGCTTCTGAACGGCGTTGTCGAGACGCAGAAGCGCAAGAAACTCGTCGTCGGCGACCGCGTGACCGCGCGCGGGCAGACGCTGGTCGTGCAACTGGGCTGA
- a CDS encoding VPDSG-CTERM sorting domain-containing protein, protein MKNFKLLSLALALATGTSLSAATILTSGSWDGANKNLNHYFAAWGVGLDVNADQMAGDEYWHSILSSGDNAVMLLEVAGHAPLNTFGIFQTGQSGITHTQIFNGAAGSGASALLTVPTGAFGFYLEYKGKYFYSDPNLNGPIGGYDQLASYQGPFGGVTTVGGVLWDQSSYLLAWEDLPYASSDKDYNDMVLMIRVQEHQVPDSGATALMILGGLATLIGLRRKLR, encoded by the coding sequence ATGAAAAACTTCAAACTCCTGAGCCTCGCATTAGCCCTTGCTACAGGTACCTCTCTGTCCGCCGCCACCATACTCACCAGCGGCAGTTGGGATGGAGCGAACAAGAACCTCAACCACTACTTCGCGGCTTGGGGCGTCGGTCTCGACGTCAACGCCGACCAGATGGCGGGCGACGAGTATTGGCACAGCATTCTGTCCTCCGGCGACAACGCCGTGATGCTGCTGGAAGTCGCCGGCCACGCGCCGCTGAACACCTTCGGCATTTTCCAAACCGGCCAGAGCGGTATCACGCACACGCAGATTTTCAACGGCGCCGCTGGTTCGGGCGCCAGCGCCTTGCTCACGGTTCCCACGGGCGCGTTCGGCTTTTACCTCGAATACAAGGGCAAATATTTCTATTCCGATCCCAACCTGAACGGGCCCATCGGCGGCTACGACCAGCTGGCTTCCTATCAAGGCCCTTTTGGCGGAGTAACCACCGTCGGCGGAGTACTCTGGGACCAGAGCAGCTACCTGCTCGCCTGGGAGGATCTGCCCTATGCCAGCTCCGACAAGGACTATAACGATATGGTCCTGATGATCCGTGTGCAGGAACACCAGGTGCCGGACTCGGGCGCCACCGCGTTGATGATCCTCGGCGGTCTGGCCACCCTGATCGGTCTGCGCCGCAAGCTGCGCTGA
- a CDS encoding ribonuclease R family protein, producing MKNFSERLFAHLSRKNYVPTSAEAIAKEWRLNTKQRRPFLAEVGQLVRAGRLALIKGNRLCIPQEADLVTGTINFRQKGSAMVTPERRATENREAAIYIDAADTGTALQGDKVVVRLRSPRERDFPFFLKPGEQAGRVIEILERGAATVTGTLHRGRTYFYVTPDDPRIPHDIIVPDPTRPGQNVKPPAMVGDKVVVQLNEWKERHLNPDGTITQRLGRAFEPRAELAAIYHKYNLATSFPDPVQREAAAIPPEVKPADLVGRQDFRDIPTFTIDPDDAKDFDDALSIEYLDHGDIRVGVHIADVSHYVKPGTALDREAQRRGNSTYLVGTVVPMLPEKLSNGLCSLVEAQDRLTKAAIFTFNRHGALKHTEFANTVICSRKRLTYKQAYALMFEDSHDAIRRLPLPAAHQTGSTGRALNSLSFEELTELQKWVRQLWSIAAKLRRERMAGGSLDLDMPENKIFVDAEGYADRIERIENDESHQLIEEFMLLANEAVAKLTRTQRLPSLYRVHDDPDEARLAELRQFLATFSIKVSDLTERDELVRLLGVLKNHPQGYVLRTQVLRSMRKACYRPSHDGHFGLNKKDYTHFTSPIRRYADLVVHRVLAAWLAKQPGYRAAHTDQLAEHLSLTEINSTEAERDSQKVKLMEYFDRETERKKKTVFKAIITDVRNHGFFIEVPDAGAFGMVPISSLRDDFYVLNGPGTAFIGRKSKRKFELGHPIEVVVMKVDRQKRLIDFTVP from the coding sequence ATGAAAAATTTCTCCGAACGCTTGTTCGCCCATCTTTCCCGCAAGAACTACGTCCCGACTTCCGCCGAGGCCATCGCCAAGGAGTGGCGCCTGAACACCAAGCAGCGTCGGCCCTTCCTCGCCGAAGTCGGTCAGCTGGTGCGCGCGGGCCGGCTCGCGCTGATCAAGGGCAACCGCCTCTGCATCCCGCAGGAGGCCGATCTTGTTACCGGCACGATCAATTTTCGCCAGAAGGGTTCGGCCATGGTCACGCCCGAGCGCCGCGCCACCGAAAACCGTGAGGCCGCGATCTACATCGATGCGGCCGACACCGGCACCGCCCTCCAGGGCGACAAGGTCGTTGTGCGGCTGCGTTCGCCGCGGGAGCGCGATTTCCCGTTTTTCCTGAAACCCGGCGAGCAGGCCGGCCGCGTCATCGAGATCCTCGAACGCGGCGCCGCCACCGTCACCGGCACGCTGCACCGTGGCCGCACCTATTTCTACGTCACGCCCGACGACCCGCGCATCCCGCACGACATCATCGTGCCCGACCCGACGCGCCCCGGCCAGAACGTGAAGCCGCCCGCGATGGTCGGCGACAAGGTCGTCGTGCAGCTCAATGAGTGGAAGGAGCGCCACCTCAACCCCGACGGCACGATCACGCAGCGCCTCGGCCGCGCCTTCGAACCGCGCGCCGAACTCGCCGCCATCTACCACAAATACAACCTCGCGACCTCATTCCCCGACCCCGTCCAGCGCGAGGCCGCCGCCATCCCTCCGGAGGTCAAGCCCGCCGACCTCGTCGGGCGGCAGGATTTCCGTGACATCCCGACGTTCACGATCGACCCGGATGACGCCAAGGACTTCGACGACGCGCTCTCCATCGAGTATCTCGACCACGGCGACATCCGCGTCGGCGTCCATATCGCCGACGTGAGCCACTACGTGAAGCCCGGCACCGCGCTCGACCGCGAGGCCCAGCGCCGCGGCAACTCCACCTACCTGGTCGGCACCGTCGTGCCCATGCTGCCGGAGAAACTTTCCAACGGCCTCTGCTCCCTCGTCGAGGCGCAGGACCGGCTGACCAAGGCCGCGATCTTCACGTTCAACCGCCACGGCGCGCTCAAGCACACCGAGTTCGCCAACACCGTCATCTGCAGCCGCAAGCGTCTCACTTACAAACAGGCCTACGCGCTGATGTTCGAGGACAGCCACGACGCCATCCGCCGGCTGCCCCTCCCCGCCGCGCACCAGACCGGCTCGACCGGCCGGGCGCTGAACAGCCTGTCGTTCGAGGAGCTGACCGAGCTCCAGAAATGGGTGCGCCAGCTCTGGAGCATCGCCGCCAAACTCCGCCGCGAGCGCATGGCCGGCGGTTCGCTCGACCTCGACATGCCCGAGAACAAAATCTTTGTGGATGCCGAGGGCTACGCCGACCGCATCGAGCGCATCGAGAATGACGAGAGCCACCAACTGATCGAGGAGTTCATGCTCCTCGCCAACGAGGCCGTCGCCAAACTCACGCGCACGCAGCGCCTGCCCTCGCTCTACCGCGTCCACGACGACCCCGACGAGGCGCGCCTCGCCGAACTCCGGCAGTTTCTCGCCACCTTCAGCATCAAGGTCAGCGATCTCACCGAGCGCGACGAGCTGGTGCGTCTGCTCGGCGTTTTGAAGAACCACCCGCAGGGCTACGTCCTCCGCACCCAGGTGCTCCGGTCCATGCGCAAGGCCTGCTACCGGCCGAGCCACGACGGCCACTTCGGCCTCAACAAGAAGGACTACACCCACTTCACCTCGCCGATCCGCCGCTACGCCGATCTCGTCGTCCATCGCGTGCTCGCCGCCTGGCTCGCGAAGCAGCCCGGCTACCGCGCCGCGCACACAGACCAGCTCGCCGAGCACCTCAGCCTCACCGAAATCAACAGCACCGAGGCCGAGCGCGATTCGCAGAAGGTGAAGCTGATGGAGTATTTCGACCGCGAGACGGAGCGGAAGAAGAAGACCGTCTTCAAGGCCATCATCACCGACGTCCGCAACCACGGCTTCTTCATCGAGGTGCCCGACGCCGGTGCCTTCGGCATGGTGCCCATCTCCTCGTTGCGCGATGATTTCTATGTGCTCAACGGCCCCGGCACCGCGTTCATCGGCCGCAAGTCCAAGCGCAAGTTCGAGCTCGGTCACCCGATCGAGGTCGTCGTGATGAAAGTGGACCGCCAGAAGCGCCTCATCGACTTCACCGTGCCTTGA
- a CDS encoding glycogen synthase → MRIAHAASEVFPYLKTGGLADMVAALGGTLVDRGHEVAVFMPGYRSVFDGPHAKGAELTHRLKIEMGDAFLAGDVYTLKPRAGLTLHLICREEYFDRRLPYWTGERDYDDNDARFIFFQKAVAELLRLTDFKADIVHCHDWQAGLLPLFLRYAEQRYGVTLALKTVFTIHNIAYQGIFPRKSFPLTNLPDELMGIDGLEYYDQMCMMKGGIVFADLVTTVSPRYAQEIQTPEFGNGMDGIIGTRVADLHGLINGIDTAVWNPATDASLPARFSVENMAGKALCREKLLQEFGWAPKPPSRRRTGNTNPPMPVAGAANGGFTGPVFGMVCRFTPSKGLDLLLGAEDFFAKENCRLVMLGGGEKKYEEALRALAARHPDKIGVCVKHDEAMSHLVEAGSDFFLMPSLFEPCGLNQMYSQAYGTVPLVSRVGGLVDTVVDIDVEPAAGTGIMFPPTQEAFNSGLRRALVLYADKAKYAEVQRRAMRRDFSWKTAVAAYEELYANAL, encoded by the coding sequence ATGCGAATTGCCCATGCAGCCAGCGAAGTCTTCCCGTACCTGAAAACCGGCGGCTTGGCGGACATGGTGGCGGCGCTGGGCGGCACGCTGGTGGATCGCGGTCACGAGGTCGCCGTGTTCATGCCCGGCTACCGCTCGGTGTTTGACGGACCGCACGCGAAGGGTGCGGAGCTCACGCACCGCCTGAAGATCGAGATGGGCGACGCGTTTCTTGCCGGCGACGTTTATACCCTCAAGCCGCGTGCCGGGCTTACGCTGCATCTGATTTGCCGTGAGGAATACTTTGACCGCCGGTTGCCCTACTGGACGGGCGAGCGCGATTACGACGACAACGACGCCCGCTTCATCTTTTTCCAGAAGGCCGTGGCGGAACTGCTGCGTCTGACCGACTTCAAGGCCGACATCGTCCACTGCCACGACTGGCAGGCGGGCCTGCTGCCGCTGTTCCTGCGTTACGCCGAACAGCGCTACGGCGTCACGCTCGCGCTCAAGACCGTCTTCACGATCCACAACATCGCCTACCAGGGCATCTTCCCGAGAAAATCCTTTCCGCTGACCAACCTGCCCGACGAGCTCATGGGCATCGACGGCCTCGAGTATTACGACCAGATGTGCATGATGAAGGGCGGCATCGTCTTCGCCGACCTCGTCACCACCGTAAGCCCGCGCTACGCGCAGGAGATCCAGACGCCAGAGTTCGGCAACGGCATGGACGGTATCATCGGCACACGCGTCGCGGATCTACACGGCCTGATCAATGGCATCGATACGGCCGTTTGGAACCCCGCAACCGACGCCAGCCTGCCCGCCCGATTCAGCGTCGAAAATATGGCCGGCAAGGCGCTTTGCCGGGAAAAACTTTTGCAGGAATTTGGCTGGGCGCCGAAGCCGCCCTCGCGTCGCCGCACCGGCAACACGAACCCGCCGATGCCCGTGGCCGGCGCGGCCAACGGCGGCTTTACCGGGCCGGTCTTCGGCATGGTCTGCCGCTTCACGCCGAGCAAGGGCCTCGACCTGCTGCTCGGCGCGGAGGATTTTTTCGCCAAGGAAAACTGCCGCTTGGTGATGCTGGGCGGCGGCGAGAAAAAATATGAGGAGGCCCTCCGCGCGCTGGCCGCGCGGCATCCCGACAAGATTGGCGTGTGCGTGAAGCACGACGAAGCCATGAGCCACCTGGTCGAGGCGGGCTCCGACTTTTTCCTGATGCCGTCGCTCTTCGAGCCCTGTGGCCTGAACCAGATGTATAGCCAGGCCTACGGGACCGTGCCGCTGGTCTCGCGCGTCGGCGGGCTGGTGGACACAGTGGTGGACATCGACGTCGAACCGGCCGCCGGCACCGGCATCATGTTTCCCCCCACGCAGGAGGCCTTCAACTCCGGCCTGCGCCGTGCGCTCGTGCTCTACGCCGACAAGGCGAAATACGCCGAGGTCCAGCGCCGCGCCATGCGCCGGGATTTCTCGTGGAAGACGGCGGTCGCCGCCTACGAGGAACTCTACGCGAACGCGCTGTGA
- a CDS encoding DUF5069 domain-containing protein, translating into MKHYDFADQFRTLYDKAAKLYAAGNSDQASYFTAAEKAFLAANGITVQNMFDYAEDHTNYGEPGYDRALAIETVRRDYFLNVQGGKPSSHVIDVAKMPAKTDAVRGIEWLPRLIPKTKAKLRGELPSSLMYSCGGDRNFLRTHDIHPAEFLSLVWRNGDNDEATIDWVAKRISK; encoded by the coding sequence ATGAAACATTACGACTTCGCCGACCAATTCCGCACCCTCTACGACAAGGCCGCCAAGCTCTACGCTGCGGGCAACTCTGACCAGGCGTCCTACTTCACCGCCGCCGAAAAGGCCTTCCTCGCCGCCAACGGCATCACGGTCCAGAACATGTTCGACTACGCTGAGGACCACACCAACTACGGGGAACCCGGCTACGACCGCGCCCTCGCCATAGAGACCGTCCGCCGCGACTACTTCCTGAACGTGCAGGGCGGCAAACCTTCCTCCCACGTCATCGACGTCGCGAAAATGCCCGCCAAGACCGATGCCGTGCGCGGCATCGAGTGGCTCCCGCGCCTCATCCCCAAGACCAAGGCCAAACTACGCGGCGAACTGCCCTCCAGCCTGATGTATTCCTGCGGCGGCGACCGGAATTTTTTGCGCACGCACGACATCCATCCCGCCGAGTTCCTGAGCCTCGTCTGGCGCAATGGCGACAACGACGAAGCCACGATCGACTGGGTGGCGAAGCGCATCTCGAAGTAA
- a CDS encoding M42 family metallopeptidase: MSDYKAPVFLTELLRAKSPSGAEAQAQAVFDAHVKPHADAYADDALGNRIATLNAKGAPTLMLAGHMDELGLIITYVNKDGYLYFDTIGGHDRSIISGRRVIIQTANGLVKGVTGKRAIHLMDESDRKKVPEIHEIWIDIGAKTKAEALTRIAIGDVATYDHEFELINGSIGTARAFDNKVGAYIVGEALVRLAKEKAKLNARLVSVATTQEEIGTRGAQTSAFAVDPHVALIVDVGHATDHPDCDQRKFGETKLGGGPIICRGPNINPKVFDRLVAVAKKLKIPYQLEADPRPTGTDARAIQMARGGVACGLVSIPLRYMHTPSEVVDLQDVEDCVKLFAAFAKSLGKGESFNW; this comes from the coding sequence ATGTCCGACTACAAAGCTCCCGTCTTCCTCACCGAACTGCTGCGCGCCAAGTCCCCCTCCGGCGCCGAGGCGCAGGCTCAGGCCGTCTTCGACGCGCATGTGAAGCCGCACGCCGATGCCTACGCCGACGACGCGCTCGGCAACCGCATCGCCACGCTCAACGCCAAGGGTGCCCCCACCCTCATGCTCGCCGGGCACATGGACGAGCTCGGCCTCATCATCACCTACGTCAACAAGGACGGCTACCTCTACTTCGACACCATCGGTGGCCACGACCGCAGCATCATCTCCGGCCGCCGCGTGATCATCCAGACCGCCAACGGCCTCGTGAAGGGCGTCACCGGGAAACGCGCCATCCACCTGATGGACGAGTCCGACCGCAAGAAGGTCCCCGAAATCCACGAGATCTGGATCGACATCGGTGCGAAGACCAAGGCCGAGGCCCTCACCCGCATCGCCATCGGTGATGTCGCCACCTACGACCACGAGTTTGAGCTGATCAACGGCAGCATCGGCACGGCCCGCGCCTTCGACAACAAGGTCGGCGCCTACATCGTCGGCGAGGCCCTCGTGCGCCTCGCCAAGGAGAAGGCCAAGCTCAATGCCCGCCTCGTTTCCGTCGCCACCACCCAGGAAGAGATCGGCACCCGCGGCGCCCAGACCTCGGCCTTTGCCGTGGACCCGCATGTCGCCCTGATCGTGGATGTCGGCCATGCGACCGACCACCCCGACTGCGACCAGCGCAAGTTTGGCGAGACCAAGCTGGGCGGCGGCCCCATCATCTGCCGCGGTCCGAACATCAACCCGAAGGTCTTCGACCGCCTCGTCGCCGTCGCCAAGAAGCTCAAGATTCCCTACCAGCTCGAAGCCGACCCCCGACCCACCGGCACCGACGCCCGCGCCATCCAAATGGCCCGCGGCGGCGTGGCCTGCGGCCTGGTATCCATCCCGCTCCGCTACATGCACACGCCGAGCGAGGTCGTGGATCTGCAGGACGTCGAGGACTGCGTTAAGCTTTTCGCCGCCTTCGCCAAGTCGCTCGGCAAGGGCGAAAGCTTCAACTGGTAA
- a CDS encoding CvfB family protein, producing MAQLGKRNLLTVVRSAAPGLYLDGGARGEILLPGKFIPTGAVVGGKVEVFVYRDSEDRLVATTEQPLAELGELAYLRVAGINPRVGVFLEWGLEKDLLLPMREMDGPVNLGDRVVVMVVLDERTDRLIASARFNRRLDQKPPHYHEGESVRLMVASKSPLGFNLVVNNAHRGLIYHTDIIGPLKVGDVVPGYIRAIRPDGKLDLALGQAGHRRIGPMSEKVLEVLTARGGRLPYHDNSLPEEIRDVFGMSKKAFKQAIGALFKERKIMIDPDGISLLSTVDGEK from the coding sequence ATGGCTCAACTCGGCAAACGCAATCTCCTGACAGTCGTCCGCTCGGCGGCGCCGGGGCTTTACCTGGATGGCGGGGCGCGGGGGGAAATCCTCTTGCCGGGAAAATTCATCCCGACCGGGGCCGTCGTGGGCGGGAAGGTCGAGGTCTTTGTCTATCGCGACTCCGAGGACCGTCTCGTGGCGACGACGGAGCAACCGCTGGCCGAACTGGGCGAACTGGCCTATCTCCGCGTCGCGGGCATCAATCCCCGCGTCGGCGTGTTTTTGGAATGGGGCCTGGAGAAGGACCTGCTCCTGCCGATGCGCGAGATGGATGGTCCGGTCAATCTTGGCGACCGCGTGGTCGTCATGGTCGTGCTCGATGAGCGCACCGACCGCCTGATCGCCAGCGCGCGTTTCAACCGCCGACTGGACCAGAAACCGCCGCATTACCACGAGGGCGAGTCCGTCCGCCTGATGGTCGCGAGCAAAAGTCCGCTGGGTTTCAACCTGGTCGTGAACAACGCCCATCGCGGCCTAATCTATCACACCGACATCATTGGTCCCCTGAAGGTCGGAGACGTGGTCCCGGGCTACATCCGCGCCATTCGTCCGGACGGGAAACTCGACCTGGCTCTGGGTCAGGCCGGCCACCGGCGCATCGGGCCGATGAGCGAGAAAGTATTGGAAGTGCTCACCGCACGCGGCGGACGCCTGCCTTACCACGACAACAGCCTGCCGGAGGAAATTCGTGATGTCTTTGGCATGAGCAAGAAGGCCTTCAAGCAGGCCATCGGCGCCTTGTTTAAGGAGCGGAAGATCATGATCGACCCGGATGGCATCAGCTTGCTGTCGACGGTGGACGGGGAGAAGTGA
- a CDS encoding methyl-accepting chemotaxis protein: MNAQPRRMPVSAPGAESDRPPQQIERMALSAVRLAALGPQLAGLAGRMEEQADAQARQAERIASATRELTERLGAVVGRLQTATGNVHEVMGEIARIADQTRILSINASIEAARAGEHGRAFNVVAREVQQLADQTRGSTQLIEERVQAIRGSASEVAASVTSGEEAGPIVTVQSVNTQVQVMAGTAEKQRDGAKSLRSLGDAANRLTEELLLAVGTFRLTAHRRAAQEIRALLPRLAPVFHDLGHLEQTLVLWLEGHAEFELLYATDTAGRQVSGNFGWKDQRVEANGSARGKNWRDRPWFTDALHRPDEVAISDIYRSAATGDYCFTVSVVVRDAKGLTLGVLGADVNFQKLLAGEGCS; this comes from the coding sequence ATGAACGCGCAGCCGCGCCGGATGCCCGTCAGCGCACCGGGAGCGGAATCCGATCGGCCGCCGCAGCAGATCGAACGCATGGCGCTGTCTGCTGTGCGCCTGGCCGCCTTGGGGCCGCAACTCGCCGGCCTCGCGGGTCGCATGGAGGAGCAGGCCGACGCGCAGGCCCGGCAGGCTGAGCGGATCGCCAGCGCGACGCGGGAGCTGACCGAGCGGCTCGGTGCGGTGGTGGGACGTTTGCAGACGGCCACGGGCAATGTGCACGAGGTGATGGGCGAGATCGCCCGCATCGCGGACCAGACGCGCATCCTTTCCATCAACGCCAGCATCGAGGCCGCCCGCGCCGGTGAGCATGGGCGCGCCTTCAACGTCGTGGCCCGCGAAGTGCAGCAGCTGGCCGACCAGACCCGCGGCTCCACGCAGCTGATTGAGGAGCGGGTGCAGGCGATTCGGGGAAGTGCGAGCGAGGTGGCGGCCTCGGTCACCTCAGGCGAAGAAGCCGGACCAATCGTAACCGTGCAGTCGGTCAACACCCAGGTGCAGGTGATGGCGGGCACGGCCGAGAAACAGCGCGACGGCGCCAAGTCGCTGCGCTCGCTCGGCGACGCGGCGAACCGGCTGACCGAGGAACTTCTGCTGGCCGTCGGCACCTTCCGGCTGACCGCCCACCGTCGAGCCGCGCAGGAAATTCGCGCCCTGTTGCCGCGGCTCGCGCCGGTATTTCACGATTTAGGACATTTGGAGCAGACATTGGTTCTCTGGCTGGAGGGGCATGCGGAGTTCGAACTGCTCTATGCGACCGACACGGCCGGACGCCAGGTCAGCGGCAACTTCGGCTGGAAGGATCAACGGGTTGAAGCGAATGGCTCGGCCCGGGGCAAAAACTGGCGCGACCGACCGTGGTTCACGGACGCACTGCATCGGCCGGACGAGGTCGCGATCTCCGATATTTACCGCTCCGCGGCGACCGGTGACTATTGCTTCACCGTCTCGGTCGTCGTGCGTGACGCCAAGGGTCTGACCCTTGGCGTGCTCGGGGCCGATGTGAATTTCCAGAAACTGCTCGCGGGCGAAGGATGCAGTTGA